One Pseudomonadota bacterium genomic region harbors:
- the acsA gene encoding acetate--CoA ligase yields MTADIIHKRAQAFAVAPNLTDYEASQRDFSWDTARGALDGLAGGGLNIAYEAVDRHVAHGMGSKTAIRWLDKEGQAHDFSYAELKRLTDRFAGVLRTLGLGKGDGVFALAGRIPQLYIAALGTLKNGSVFCPMFSAFGPEPIHQRMSIGRAKVLVTTAPLYRRKVSQLRESLPDLQQVLIAGLPADADPPEGTLNLQGLMDGARDEFVIAPTAEEDLALLHFTSGTTGRPKGAMHVHGAVVAHQATGRYALDLHPEDVFWCTADPGWVTGTSYGIIAPLTIGATMLVDEQEFDAERWYRTLQNESVSVWYTAPTAIRMMMKLGTDLVRGYQYPSLRFMASVGEPLNSEAVIWSNQAFGRPFHDNWWQTETGGIMIANYAACDVKPGSMGRPLPGIEAAIARPTDEGRLVFVDQPGEQGQLVLKTGWPSMFRGYLNEEARYRKCFIGDWYLTGDLAKRDEDGYFWFVGRADDVIKTSGHLIGPFEVEDVLMEHPAVAEVGVIGKPDPVAMEIVKAFVALKPGFEADDDLRMALLAHARKRLGAVVAPKEIDFLPSLPKTRSGKIMRRLLKARELGLPEGDTSTLENNP; encoded by the coding sequence CCCGCGGAGCGTTGGACGGGTTAGCCGGCGGCGGGCTGAATATCGCCTACGAGGCGGTGGATCGCCACGTGGCGCATGGCATGGGCAGCAAAACCGCCATTCGGTGGCTCGATAAAGAGGGCCAGGCTCATGATTTCAGCTACGCTGAACTGAAACGCCTCACCGACCGCTTTGCCGGTGTGCTGCGAACTTTGGGCCTGGGCAAAGGCGATGGCGTGTTCGCACTGGCCGGTCGCATCCCGCAACTTTATATCGCCGCGCTCGGAACGCTGAAAAACGGCAGCGTGTTCTGTCCCATGTTCTCGGCTTTCGGGCCGGAACCCATTCACCAGCGCATGAGTATCGGGCGGGCCAAAGTGTTGGTGACCACCGCCCCGCTCTATCGGCGCAAGGTCTCCCAGTTGCGGGAATCGCTGCCGGATCTGCAGCAGGTGTTGATTGCCGGCTTGCCGGCCGACGCTGACCCGCCCGAGGGGACGCTTAACCTGCAGGGGTTGATGGATGGCGCCCGCGATGAGTTCGTGATCGCGCCCACCGCCGAGGAAGATCTCGCCTTGTTGCATTTCACCAGTGGGACCACCGGTCGGCCCAAAGGCGCGATGCATGTGCATGGGGCTGTCGTGGCGCACCAGGCGACTGGACGCTACGCCTTGGATTTGCATCCCGAGGACGTTTTCTGGTGCACCGCCGATCCGGGCTGGGTGACCGGAACCTCTTACGGCATCATCGCGCCCCTGACCATCGGCGCGACCATGCTGGTGGACGAACAGGAGTTCGACGCCGAGCGGTGGTATCGCACCTTACAGAACGAATCGGTTTCGGTCTGGTATACCGCCCCCACCGCCATCCGAATGATGATGAAGCTCGGTACCGATTTGGTTCGTGGGTATCAATACCCGTCGTTGCGCTTTATGGCCAGCGTCGGCGAACCGTTGAATTCGGAAGCCGTGATCTGGAGCAATCAGGCTTTCGGGAGGCCGTTTCATGACAATTGGTGGCAAACCGAGACGGGCGGCATCATGATCGCCAACTACGCGGCATGTGACGTGAAACCCGGTTCAATGGGCCGTCCGCTGCCCGGGATCGAGGCCGCCATCGCCCGGCCGACGGATGAGGGTCGCCTGGTGTTTGTGGACCAGCCGGGCGAGCAAGGTCAACTGGTACTCAAGACGGGTTGGCCGTCCATGTTTCGTGGCTATCTCAACGAAGAAGCGCGCTATCGCAAATGCTTTATCGGCGATTGGTACCTCACGGGCGATTTGGCCAAGCGGGATGAGGACGGTTACTTTTGGTTTGTCGGCCGTGCCGATGATGTGATCAAGACCTCGGGCCATCTGATCGGCCCGTTCGAAGTGGAAGATGTGCTGATGGAGCATCCGGCGGTGGCCGAGGTCGGGGTGATCGGTAAACCCGATCCGGTGGCGATGGAAATCGTCAAGGCTTTCGTCGCCTTGAAGCCGGGTTTCGAAGCGGATGACGACCTTCGTATGGCGCTGCTTGCCCACGCCCGAAAGCGCTTGGGTGCGGTGGTGGCTCCGAAAGAGATCGATTTTCTCCCCAGCTTGCCCAAGACTCGCAGCGGCAAAATCATGCGGCGGCTGCTCAAGGCCCGCGAGTTGGGTTTGCCGGAAGGTGACACTTCGACGCTGGAGAACAACCCATGA
- the pdhA gene encoding pyruvate dehydrogenase (acetyl-transferring) E1 component subunit alpha, translating into MNALPSLPDDYSADHATELLREMMRIRRFEERCAELYTQTKIRGFLHLYIGEEAVATGVNKALTDDDAVVATYREHGHALVRGVSMNTVMAEMYGKQEGCSRGRGGSMHLFDAERRFYGGSAIVAGGIPLAVGLALADKMQGRQRVTVCFFGEGAVAEGEFHESMNLAELWQLPVLFVCENNLYAMGTHIARSESVTDICRKLQGYAVPCTSVDGMDVVAVETAAGQAADAVRCGQGPQFLEFRTYRFRAHSMFDAQLYRDKSEVAQWQHRCPIDTFRQRAVSAGLLDEATLTAMESEVTQEVNGAVAFAEAGTWEPLEALTRDVYTEEAAS; encoded by the coding sequence ATGAACGCTTTGCCGTCCTTACCCGATGATTATTCGGCTGATCATGCCACCGAACTGCTCCGGGAGATGATGCGGATTCGCCGTTTCGAAGAGCGATGCGCCGAGCTGTACACTCAAACCAAAATCCGCGGTTTTCTCCACCTATATATCGGTGAAGAGGCGGTGGCTACCGGCGTGAACAAAGCCCTGACCGACGACGATGCCGTGGTGGCGACCTACCGGGAGCACGGCCATGCCCTGGTGCGAGGGGTTTCCATGAACACGGTGATGGCGGAGATGTACGGTAAGCAGGAAGGCTGCAGCCGTGGACGCGGCGGCTCCATGCACCTGTTCGATGCCGAGCGGCGATTCTATGGCGGCAGCGCCATCGTTGCCGGGGGCATTCCGCTGGCAGTGGGTTTGGCGCTGGCCGACAAGATGCAGGGAAGGCAACGCGTAACGGTGTGTTTTTTTGGTGAGGGTGCGGTGGCGGAGGGCGAGTTCCACGAATCCATGAATCTGGCGGAGTTGTGGCAACTGCCGGTGTTGTTCGTTTGTGAGAACAACCTTTACGCCATGGGCACCCACATTGCCCGCTCCGAGTCCGTCACGGACATCTGCCGCAAGTTACAGGGTTATGCCGTGCCGTGTACCAGCGTCGATGGTATGGACGTGGTGGCTGTGGAAACGGCCGCGGGGCAAGCCGCCGATGCCGTTCGTTGTGGTCAGGGACCTCAGTTCCTGGAGTTTCGCACCTACCGGTTTCGGGCGCACTCCATGTTCGATGCGCAGCTCTATCGTGATAAGTCGGAGGTGGCACAGTGGCAGCACCGCTGCCCCATCGACACCTTTCGCCAGCGCGCCGTGAGCGCCGGCTTGCTCGATGAGGCGACGCTCACCGCTATGGAGTCGGAAGTCACGCAAGAAGTCAATGGCGCGGTTGCCTTCGCCGAGGCGGGCACCTGGGAGCCGCTGGAGGCGTTAACCCGCGATGTCTACACCGAAGAGGCTGCGTCATGA
- a CDS encoding alpha-ketoacid dehydrogenase subunit beta, with protein sequence MNRVEKPHIMQTTYREAVRAAIRQAMLDDPRVFLMGEDVGRYGGCFAVSMGLLDEFGEQRVRDTPLSESGFVGAGIGAAMGGMRPIVEIMTVNFSLLALDQIMNNAATIRHMSGGQFSVPIVIRMSTGAGKQLAAQHSHSLEGWYAHIPGLKVLTPATVEDARGMLPAALADPDPVLIFENATLYNMEGWLPATAGAVNIDRAQVHREGTDISLFAYSASFHKAMTAADRLAEEGISAEVVDLRTLRPLDDETIMASVAKTHRAVIVDEGWRSGSISAEIMARIMEQSFYELDAPVARVCSAEVPIPYPKHLEEAAIPQPERIVQTVREVLGRG encoded by the coding sequence ATGAACCGTGTCGAAAAACCCCACATCATGCAAACGACCTACCGCGAAGCGGTGCGGGCCGCTATTCGTCAAGCCATGTTGGATGATCCGCGGGTCTTCCTCATGGGGGAGGATGTGGGCAGATACGGGGGTTGTTTCGCCGTTAGCATGGGTCTGCTCGATGAGTTCGGCGAGCAGCGCGTGCGCGACACCCCGCTGTCTGAGTCCGGTTTCGTGGGGGCCGGTATTGGCGCGGCCATGGGCGGCATGCGCCCCATCGTCGAGATCATGACGGTCAACTTCAGCCTGCTGGCCCTCGATCAGATCATGAACAATGCCGCCACCATCCGCCACATGTCCGGTGGGCAGTTCAGCGTGCCCATCGTGATTCGCATGTCGACCGGGGCCGGCAAGCAGCTTGCCGCCCAGCATTCCCACAGCCTGGAGGGCTGGTATGCCCATATTCCCGGATTGAAGGTCCTCACCCCCGCCACGGTGGAAGACGCCCGCGGGATGTTGCCGGCCGCTCTGGCCGATCCGGATCCGGTGCTGATTTTCGAGAACGCCACACTTTACAACATGGAGGGTTGGTTGCCGGCCACCGCGGGTGCGGTGAACATCGATCGGGCGCAGGTACATCGCGAGGGCACGGACATCAGCTTGTTCGCCTATAGCGCCAGCTTCCACAAAGCCATGACCGCGGCGGACAGGCTGGCCGAGGAGGGCATTTCCGCGGAGGTGGTGGACTTGCGCACCCTGCGTCCTCTGGATGACGAAACCATCATGGCTTCAGTGGCGAAAACGCACCGTGCAGTCATCGTGGATGAAGGCTGGCGCAGCGGCAGTATCTCGGCGGAGATCATGGCGCGGATCATGGAGCAATCGTTCTATGAGCTCGACGCGCCGGTGGCGCGGGTGTGCAGTGCCGAAGTGCCCATCCCCTACCCCAAACATTTGGAAGAAGCCGCCATCCCCCAGCCGGAGCGCATTGTTCAAACGGTGCGTGAGGTGTTGGGCCGTGGCTGA